A genomic region of Bacteroidota bacterium contains the following coding sequences:
- a CDS encoding 6-phosphofructokinase: MGKIKCVGILTSGGDAPGMNAAIRAVVRTAIYHQLQVIGIKQGYTGMINGNFEELYAHSVSDIIQKGGTILKTARSEEFRTPEGRKKAYDQLQRAGINALVVIGGDGSFT, from the coding sequence ATGGGGAAAATCAAATGTGTAGGTATATTAACCTCGGGAGGTGATGCTCCAGGAATGAATGCGGCTATCAGAGCGGTTGTAAGAACAGCTATTTATCATCAACTACAGGTAATAGGAATAAAACAGGGTTATACGGGCATGATCAACGGGAATTTTGAAGAACTTTATGCCCACAGCGTCAGCGATATAATCCAGAAAGGCGGAACTATATTAAAAACAGCCAGAAGTGAAGAGTTTAGAACGCCCGAAGGCCGTAAAAAAGCTTATGATCAGTTACAAAGAGCGGGAATCAACGCCTTAGTTGTTATAGGCGGAGATGGTTCATTTAC